Genomic segment of Sinorhizobium meliloti:
CTGATCGGCGATCCGGATTACGGCGCGGCCTTCCGCACCAAGGCCAATCTGCTGCCGGAACCGGCGAGAGCCGCCGTCAACCGCTTTCCACGACAGGCCCTGCACGCCTTCATGCTGCAGTTCGAACACCCCGCAACCGGCGAGACCATGCATTTCGAAACGCCTGTGCCGGCGGATATTCAGGAATTGATCGCGGCGCTGCGGGTCGGAGCCCCTTGAATTTGCGTGTGAAGATTCCAATCTTATAGGCGTTTCAACCCGCCGATTTCTTTCTCCAGTTTCACGACAGCGTGAAACTGGATTCCTTGAATCATGCTTTCGCCGCACTTATCTATTAGCCTCGTGGGGTCTTGGATGAAGACCCACAGGCCCGGCCTGCCGTCCCGGAGGCCGGCGACGCACAAAGGGGGTGCTTCATGGCCCGCAATACCTTGCCGACCATCGCTGCTGGAGAGGGCGGTCTCAACCGCTATCTCGACGAAATTCGCAAATTTCCCATGCTCGAGCCGCAGGAAGAGTACATGCTCGCCAAGCGGTACCAGGAGCATGACGACCGCAAGGCCGCGCACAAGCTCGTAACGAGCCATCTTCGCCTCGTTGCCAAGATCGCGATGGGTTATCGCGGCTACGGTCTGCCGATCGGCGAAGTCATTTCCGAAGGCAATGTCGGCCTGATGCAGGCGGTCAAGAAGTTCGAGCCGGATCGCGGCTTCCGCCTCGCGACCTACGCCATGTGGTGGATCAAGGCTGCCATCCAGGAATACATTCTGCGTTCGTGGTCCCTGGTCAAAATGGGCACGACGGCCAACCAGAAGCGCCTGTTCTTCAACCTGAGACGGCTGAAAGGCCGCATTCAGGCTCTCGATGAAGGCGATCTCAAGCCGGAACAGGTGAAGGAGATCGCCACGACCCTGAAGGTCAGTGAGGAAGAGGTCGTCTCGATGAACCGTCGCCTTTCTGGCGACGCTTCGCTCAATGCGCCGATCAAGGCGAGCGAAGGCGATTCCGGCCAGTGGCAGGATTGGCTGGTGGACGATCACGACAATCAGGAGCAAATCCTGATCGAACAGGACGAACTCGAGAGCCGCCGCGCACTGCTGGCCAATGCCATGAAGGTTCTGAACGACCGTGAGCGCCGGATTTTCGAGGCCCGCCGCCTCACCGAGGAGCCGATAACGCTGGAGGATCTCTCGACCGAGTTCGACATCAGCCGCGAGCGCGTGCGGCAGATCGAGGTTCGGGCCTTCGAAAAGGTGCAGGAGGCCGTGCGCAAGGCTGCGCTGGAACGGGCCAGTGCGCTGCGCGTGGTTGAAGGCGCTTAAGGCCTACGCATTCACCCACAACGAAAGTCCCGGCTGGAGATCCAGCCGGGATTTTTCATGTCTTCATGTGTTCTGACACTGCGCACTTCCGGATGGGCGGCGGCCGCGAGATGGATAATGGCGTTGAAGCTCTGGTCGGTTTTGTCGGCACGGATGGCGATGCGCTTGAATTCCATGAGTACCGACCGAGCAGCAGCTCAAGTGCTACAGCGACCTTTGCGCGTCTCGTAAGACGCGCGGCGCTGTAGGAAAGTTTTCGGAGGACTGCAATCTCTCCTCATCCTCATCACAGAGATCCAGCAGCGCCGCGTCTGCGGCGCGGAAGAGCCTTTCCAGCCCAAGGACTTGGTCTGGCTGGATTCCTGTGACAAGCACAGGAATGAGGGACCGGGGATGTGCGGCTACTACATCGAAGCGAAGCGGGACGCTGTACACGGGCGTGACCCGCGACCTTCCGCGCCGCCTCGCTATCTTCACGGTTTATGAAGCGCGCCGAGGGACCGCACCCTCTCAACCTCATCGCGGTGCTCGTCACAGGGACGAGGCGATCAAACAAGCGGCGGCGGGTGGCCTGGATCTCAACAGGCCTCAGACTATTGCCCGCTGGAAGCTGTGCTGCCGGGACTTCCCCAAGCCTGCAAGGCCTTGTTGAAGGCGTCCGCTCCGCCCTGCCCTTTCTCCAGGGTGAGGAGAGCGCGGCGGCCGTTGCGGTAGGTGATCGGGATATCGATCCAGCTGCGGCTGCGCAGAAGTTCGGTGTTGTTGCTGACCGCTTCGGCAAAATCGTTGAGTGCGATCATGTGGAAGTCGTCGGTGATCTTCGCCGGAACGGCGATCAGCGGATCGCCGCGGTCCTGCTCGGTTCGCTTCATCGAGACGCGCTGGACGCCGTCTATGGCGCCGCCCTCGAAGCTCTCGGGCAGCGAAAACACGAATTCGATCACGTGGCTTGCCGGCAAGGACGGATCGGCATTGCGCTTGATGGTCATCAGAGCCGTGAGGCCACGATCGGGAACCGTGATCTGCGCCTGGATGGCGGGCTCGGGCTTGGCATCGCCGCCTGGCGACTCCTCCTTGATCGACCAGGCAACGGTGCCGGGAATCGCGGTCGGCGAGGACTGGCCGAGCCTCTCTTCATAGAGGAACATCTTCTCGCCATCGGCGACGGAAACCTCGGGCTGCGCTGCTGCCTCGCTGGCGGTCTGGCCGGGCACCGGCGAGGCTGTCTGATCCGCTGCCGCCTGTTGCACGCCGGCATTGGCGTTCGGCGGCTCTACCGCATGCGTCCGTGCAGCGACGGATTTGCCTTCCTGAGAAGCGGCCGTCTCGGTCGCGACGGCAGGTCCCTCGTCCCTTTCCGTTCCATCGGCAAGCAGCCGCTGGGTGAACTTGGTGGAAGCAGCATCGGAAAGCGCCGTATTTTCCTCGGTGCCGGACTGTTCGGCCGGTTGGTTCGCCGGCTCGGCCTCGCCACCGGGTGTCGCCGGTGCCGGCGTCTCGGCGGGATCGCTCGGCATGATCTTCGCGACCATGCCCGTGAGCCAGGCATTGCCCGCCTCTCTATTCTGCCAGTAGGCGTAGCCGCCGGCGCCGAGGAGAAGCACGACCGCCCCGCCGATCGCCAGGCGTTTGATGCTGAACCGGCTGGGCTTGGGCGTGGCGCGATAGGACGCGGGGCGAGCGGGAACCGCAGGCGGCGCGGCAAGGCTGCTGTCTTTGTCCTTGTTGCTCGCCGAACCATTCGCCGTCCGGCCGTCGTCCTCAAAACCGAGCAGATCGTCGACATGATCCCAGGCAGTGCCGGCACGCTCTTCCTGGTTCGCGGCGGCCGGAGCCTTCTCGACGGGCCACGACCATTCGGAAATTTCCGGCTCGTCGGCCGGCCGGTCCTTCTTGCTTTCGGTACCTTGGGCGAAGGGATCGCTGTCGTCGAATGACCAGGAGCGCGCTGCATCCGCCTCGCCGCTATGCTGTTCCGTTTCGGCCTTTTCCGGCTCGACC
This window contains:
- the rpoH gene encoding RNA polymerase sigma factor RpoH, producing the protein MARNTLPTIAAGEGGLNRYLDEIRKFPMLEPQEEYMLAKRYQEHDDRKAAHKLVTSHLRLVAKIAMGYRGYGLPIGEVISEGNVGLMQAVKKFEPDRGFRLATYAMWWIKAAIQEYILRSWSLVKMGTTANQKRLFFNLRRLKGRIQALDEGDLKPEQVKEIATTLKVSEEEVVSMNRRLSGDASLNAPIKASEGDSGQWQDWLVDDHDNQEQILIEQDELESRRALLANAMKVLNDRERRIFEARRLTEEPITLEDLSTEFDISRERVRQIEVRAFEKVQEAVRKAALERASALRVVEGA